From a region of the Globicephala melas chromosome 19, mGloMel1.2, whole genome shotgun sequence genome:
- the ITPKC gene encoding inositol-trisphosphate 3-kinase C, with the protein MRRCPCRGNLSEAEAGALPGTARMGLAATRGGRRRQPGQQRPGPGAGGPAGRPERGGPRARTEESNLHTEPERAGLGPESGTDGQAEPEAAGSGAGTERPSQKTEPGRSILRTHPERSSHWSELETAGDWTETRTDGFWTDPHRSDLQCQPERANLWAQQGVDGPWAELEIHGSQTQPERAKPRADNLWTHQNRSSIRTQPEGASLSTEPNADGSRKELYTDGSRTQPDTKDPWIEQHIDGSQIQQDTETTWKQLDIDGFPAQQDTDGFWPQPGTDGPQTQDTHGPQTEPGTDCLLGEPNQDGSLEEPEHGELVTHLYSHQECCPLTPVPRLIITPETPEPEAQPVGPPSQIEGGSGGFSSASSFDESEDDVVAGGGGSSDPEDRSGNKPWKKLKTVLKYSPFMVSFRKHYPWVQLSGHSGNFQAGEDGWILKRFCQYEQRSLEQLMRDPLRPFVPAYYGMVQQDGQAFNQMEDLLADFENPSIMDCKMGSRTYLEEELVKARERPRPRKDMYEKMVAVDPGAPTPEEHAQGAVTKPRYMQWRETVSSTSTLGFRIEGIKKADGTCNTNFKKMRKLEEVTKMLEDFVDGNRAILKKYVARLEELREALENSPFFKTHEVVGSSLLFVHDHTGLAKVWMIDFGKTVALPDHQTLSHRLPWAEGNREDGYLWGLDNVIHLLQGLAHS; encoded by the exons ATGAGGCGCTGCCCGTGCCGGGGAAACCTGAGCGAGGCGGAGGCTGGGGCGCTGCCGGGGACAGCCCGCATGGGACTGGCGGCGACGCGAggggggcggcggcggcagccGGGGCAGCAACGACCTGGGCCCGGCGCAGGGGGCCCGGCGGGGCGGCCGGAGAGGGGCGGGCCCCGGGCCCGGACCGAGGAGTCCAACCTCCACACCGAGCCCGAGAGGGCCGGCCTCGGGCCTGAGTCGGGGACCGACGGACAGGCTGAGCCTGAAGCAGCTGGCTCCGGGGCGGGGACGGAGCGGCCCAGCCAAAAGACGGAGCCAGGCAGGTCCATCCTCCGGACACATCCAGAAAGGAGCAGCCACTGGTCAGAACTGGAGACAGCCGGTGACTGGACGGAGACTAGGACAGATGGCTTTTGGACTGATCCACACAGGTCTGACCTCCAGTGTCAGCCAGAGAGGGCTAATCTCTGGGCACAGCAAGGGGTTGATGGGCCCTGGGCAGAGCTAGAAATACATGGGTCACAGACGCAGCCAGAGAGGGCCAAGCCCAGGGCTGATAACCTCTGGACCCACCAGAACAGGTCCAGCATCCGGACTCAGCCAGAAGGGGCCTCTCTCTCAACAGAGCCAAATGCTGATGGCTCTCGGAAAGAATTGTACACTGATGGCTCCAGGACACAACCGGATACCAAAGACCCCTGGATAGAGCAGCACATTGATGGCTCCCAGATACAACAGGATACGGAAACAACCTGGAAACAGCTTGACATCGATGGTTTCCCAGCACAACAAGATACTGATGGCTTCTGGCCACAGCCTGGCACTGATGGACCCCAGACACAAGATACTCATGGACCCCAGACAGAGCCTGGGACAGACTGCCTTTTGGGGGAGCCCAACCAAGATGGTTCGTTAGAGGAACCAGAACACGGGGAGTTGGTGACTCATCTGTACTCTCACCAGGAGTGTTGCCCCCTGACCCCTGTGCCCCGCCTCATCATCACTCCTGAAACCCCCGAGCCTGAGGCTCAGCCAGTGGGACCCCCCTCCCAGATTGAAGGGGGCAGTGGAGgcttctcctctgcctcctctttcGACGAGTCTGAGGATGACGTGGTGGCCGGGGGTGGAGGTTCCAGCGACCCCGAGGACAGGTCTGGG AACAAACCGTGGAAGAAGCTGAAGACAGTGCTGAAGTATTCGCCCTTCATGGTCTCCTTCCGAAAACACTACCCTTGGGTCCAGCTGTCTGGACACTCCG GGAACTTCCAGGCAGGAGAGGATGGTTGGATTCTAAAGCGTTTCTGTCAGTATGAGCAGCGCAGCCTGGAGCAGCTGATGCGCGACCCCCTGCGACCTTTCGTGCCAGCCTACTATGGCATGGTGCAGCAGGATGGCCAGGCCTTCAACCAGATGGAAGATCTCCTGGCAGACTTTGAGAACCCCTCCATCATGGACTGCAAGATGGGCAGCAG GACCtacctggaggaggagctggtgAAGGCGCGAGAACGGCCCCGGCCCCGGAAGGACATGTATGAGAAGATGGTGGCTGTGGACCCTGGGGCCCCCACCCCCGAGGAACATGCCCAGGGTGCAGTCACCAAGCCCCGCTACATGCAGTGGAGGGAGACCGTGAGCTCGACCTCCACCCTGGGTTTCCGGATCGAGGGCATCAAG AAAGCCGATGGGACCTGCAACACTAACTTCAAGAAGATGCGGAAACTGGAGGAGGTGACAAAGATGTTGGAGGACTTTGTGGATGGGAACCGCGCAATCCTG AAAAAGTACGTGGCACGCCTAGAGGAACTCCGTGAAGCTCTGGAGAACTCCCCCTTCTTCAAGACCCACGAG GTGGTAGGCAGCTCCCTCCTCTTTGTGCATGACCACACCGGCCTGGCCAAGGTCTGGATGATCGACTTTGGCAAGACAGTGGCCCTGCCTGACCACCAGACGCTCAGCCACCGGCTGCCCTGGGCCGAGGGCAACCGCGAGGACGGCTACCTCTGGGGCCTGGACAACGTGATTCACCTCCTCCAGGGCCTGGCCCATAGCTGA